GTAGACAACAGATGTTGTCATCTCTATCGTGGATGGATCAGCGCTGATCGGGACCAGGAGGCTGCGATGACAGTGACGTCGATGCCGCCGACACAGCATGAGTCCGCCCCGGCGGCCCGCGACACCCCGCCGCCCGCCGCTCCCCTCGGCCCCGATTCCCTGACATGGAAGTACTTCGGCGACCTGCGCACCGGAATGATGGGCGTCTGGATCGGCGCCATCCAGAACATGTATCCCGAACTAGGGGCCGGCGTCGAGCAGCATTCGATCCTGTTGCGCGAGCCGTTGCAGCGGGTGGCGCGGTCGGTGTACCCGATCATGGGCGTGGTCTACGACGGCGGACGGGCGTCGGCGACCGGCGAGCAAATCAAGCGCTACCACCGAACGATCAAGGGAACCGACGCCAGCGGCCACCGTTATCACGCGCTTAATCCCGAGACGTTCTACTGGGCGCACGCCACGTTCTTCATGCTGGTGGTCAAGGTCGCCGAATACTTCTGCGGCGGGTTGACCGAAGCCGAGAAGCGCCAACTCTTCGACGAGCACGTCCAGTGGTACCGGATGTACGGCATGAGCATGCGGCCAGTACCCACCTCATGGGAGGAGTTCCAGGAGTACTGGGAGCGGGTCTGTCGGGACGAACTGGAAATCAACCAGGCCACGCTGGATATCTTCCAAATCCGGATTCCCAAGCCAAAATTCGTACTCTTACCCACCCCGGTCTGGGATCAGCTGTTCAAACCGCTTGTCGCGGGCCAGCGTTGGATTGCGGCCGGATTGTTCGAGCCAGTGGTACGCGAAAAGGCAGGCATGCGTTGGACTCCGGGCGATGAGGTGATCCTCAGGCTCTTCGGAAAACTGGTCGAGCTGGCGTTTCTTGCTGTTCCCGACGAGATCCGGTTGCATCCGCGAGCGCTCGCGGCCTACCGACGGGCCGCGGGCCGCGACTCAGCCGACGCCCCACTGGTCCAGGCGCCGCGGTTCACCGCGCCGCCGCCGGACCGACGCGGAATGCCGATGCACTACTTCCCGCCCCGCAAATCCATCATCGAACGAGCGGGTTCACTCGTGCACACGACGTTCTCGCTGGCGGGGTTGCGCCCGCCGCGTGGTCGAGGGAAAGCGGCTTAGCCCCGCACTTCTAGTCAGCCGCGCTGCGTTTTTGCGCTTTGGTAAAGGCAGATCGCAGCAGCCGCAGCGACATTGAGGCTTTGCGCGCTCCCGAACATCGGAATCGTCACCCGGGCGTCGGCCAGCTCGGCGACCTGGGCCGACAATCCGTGGGCTTCCGAGCCGAACAGCCACGCGGTCGCGGGCGCGAGTTCGGCGTCGTCAAGCGACAACTCACCTTCTACGGTGGTGGCCAGCACCTGCAGTCCGGCACCCTGCATCGCGGCGATCGCGGCTTCGGTGTCCGGGGCGACGACGACGGGGATGGAGAAGATGCTGCCCGCCGAGGCGCGCAGGCACTTGCCGTTGTATGGGTCGACGGTGTGACCGATGAACACCACGGCCGCGGCCCCCATCGCGTCGGCGATGCGGATCAGCGTCCCGGCGTTACCGGGCTCGCCGATCTCCACGCCGACAGCGACGAGCCGGGGAGACTGCGCGAGTACATCGGCCATACCCGCGCTGGGATGCTCGCACACCGCCACCAAGCCGGTCGGAGTCACGGTGTCCGACAACACTTTTGCGGCCCGCTCGGTGACGACGTGCACCGCCGTCCCGTGCCGGTCGACGAGACCCGCATAGCGCTGCGCCGCCGCTTCGGTGACGAACATTTCGCGGATCAGTCCCCGCCTGGCGGCGGCTTCGACCAGGTTGGCGCCCTCGACCAGGAAACGGTCGCTGCGGCGACGGGCCACCTGCCGGTGCAGCTTGGCCGCGGTGACGACCCGGGTCGATCGTTCGGTGAGCACCGGACGCGGTTAGGCGGCCTCTCCGGACGGCGCGTTGACGTCCTCGGGCAACGCCTTACGGGCGACCTCGACCAGCGCGGTGAATGCCGCCGCATCGCTGACGGCGATCTCGGCGAGATTCTTACGGTCGACCTCCACACCGGCGGCCTTGAGACCCTGGATCAGCCGGTTGTAGGTGATGTCGTTGGCGCGAGCCGCAGCGTTGATCCGGGAGATCCACAGCTTGCGGAACTCGCCCTTGCGCGCACGACGGTCGCGGTAGGCGTAGGTCAGCGAATGCAGCTGCTGCTCTTTGGCTTTGCGGTAGAGGCGGGACCGCTGGCCGCGATAGCCCTTGGAAGCCTTGAGGATGGTGCGGCGCTTCTTTTGGGCGTTGACTGCCCGCTTCACGCGTGCCATGAGGGTGTTCCTATCTGGTTGGGAAGTGGTTGTTCCGGCGCTGGGCTGCCGGTCAGCCGTTCAGCATCTTGTTGACCCGCTTGGTGTCGTTCGCCGCCACCGCGGTACGCCCGTCGAGGCGTCGCGTCCGCTTGGTCGGCTTGTGCTCGAGCAGGTGCCGACGGCCGGCCTTTTCACGCACGATCTTCCCGGTGCCGGTGCGCCGGAATCGCTTCGACGCTCCGCTGTGGGTCTTGGCCTTGGGCATCTCTTTCAGGTCCTCTGTCTTGTTGGGTCAGTTCGGTGACGGTTCGGCGTCGCCGGCGGGCTGCGACGCGGGGCCCCCGGCCTGCTCGGCCGCCCGGGCTCGCGTCTTGGCGCCGCGGTGCGGTGCCAGCACCATCGTCATGTTGCGGCCGTCCTGCTTGGCCGAGGTCTCGACGAATCCATAGTCGGCGACGTCGGCGCCCAGGCGCTGCAGCAGTCGGTAGCCCAGCTCGGGCCGCGACTGCTCGCGTCCGCGGAACATAATGGTGACCTTGACCTTCGATCCCGCCTCGAGGAAGCGGATGACGTGACCCTTTTTGGTCTCGTAGTCGTGATCGTCGATCTTGGGTCGCAACTTCTGTTCTTTGACGACGGTCTGCTGCTGGTTTTTGCGAGACTCACGCGCCTTTTGCGCCGCCTCATATTTGAACTTGCCGTAGTCCATGATCTTGCAGACCGGTGGCCTGGCATTTGGCGCTACTTCAACAAGGTCGAGGTCGGCATCCGCGGCGACGCGAAGGGCGTCTTCGATACGCACAATGCCTACCTGCTCCCCTCCCGGGCCGATGAGTCGGACTTCAGGTACGCGGATGCGTTCGTTGACGCGTGTCTCAGTGCTGATGGGGCCTCCCTCATTGATCTTCTGGTCAATTGCCACCGTCACCTGCTCCACGGGGAGACAGCGGTTGGGATTCCACGCCATCAGCAAAAAAGCCCTGCATAAGCAGGGCCCGGTGCCGACCGATCACGGCATGACGCCGCCTGCGAAACGCAGAACCTGCACATCGGGTGTGCTGGTGACCGGACCGCTGAGCCTAGTTAGCCAACGGTGGGAGCGGGACTCCACTTGCTGTCTCAGGCTTAGCCGGAGACGGTCGCGTATGGGAGTCTACCAGTCAAGACACCGTGCTCGGTCACGTCGCTGCCCGGCGGCCTCGTCGCGACGGCATTACATAGCCGACACCAGCGATTCGCTGCCAGCCGGATCATAGGCATTCCCTAGCAATACCGAATATCCTCGCCGTCTGTGACCCTCACCGCCGCCCGCCCACGCAGCGAGTCGAATACTCGGCTCCGCTGGGTGCCGGCGACGGCCGGCTGGATCGTCGGGATTATCGCCACCCTGTCGCTGATCGCCAGCGTCTCGCCAGTGATCCGGTGGGCGATCCGGGTGCCCCGCGAGTTCATCAACGACTACGTCTTCAACTTCCCCGACACCAGCTTCGCGTGGTCATTCGTGCTGGCACTGCTGGCGGGCGCGCTGACCGCCCGCAAACGCGTGGCGTGGTGGGTGCTGCAACTCAACCTGCTGCTGGCCGCCGGATTGAACGTGGCCGGCCTGGTCGCCGATCATCCCGGCCCGGCGAAGACCTTCGGCGAGACGCTCGGCCTGGGTCTGCACCTCGCGGCGATAGTCGTGGCGACCCTCGCCTACCGGGAGTTCTGGGCCAAGGTGCGCGCGGGCGCCTTGTTCAAAGCGGCGGGAGTTTTAATCACCGGCTGGGCGATCGGAATCGTGCTGTCGTGGGGGCTGATCGAGGCGTTCCCGCGCACGCTTGCCGCCGAGGACCGGCTGTTCTACGTGGTGAACCGGGTGGTGGGGTTCGCGGTCGTGGAATCGGCGCAATTCACCGGCCGGCCACCGGTCTTCCTCAACGCGCTGATGGGGCTATTCAGCGCGATGGCGTTGATCGCCGCGGCGATCGTGCTGTTCCAGTCGCAGCGCGCCGACAACGCGCTGACCGGTGAGGACGAATCAGCTATTCGCGGTCTGCTCGAAATGTGGGGCAAGAACGACTCTTTGGGTTACTTCGCTACCCGCCGGGACAAGTCGGTGGTGTTCGCGCCGAGCGGACGCGCCGCGATCACCTACCGCGTCGAGGTCGGGGTCTGCCTGGCCAGTGGTGACCCGATTGGCGATCCGCGGGCGTGGCCGCAGGCGATCGGCGCGTGGCTGGCACTGTGCCAGACCTACGGCTGGACGCCCGGCAACATGGGCGCAAGCTCGGCCGGCGCCAAAGCTTTTCGCGAGGCCGGCCTCAACGCGTTGGAACTCGGCGACGAGGCGATCCTGCATACCGCCGAGTTCAGGCTATCCGGGCGAGAGATGCGAGGCGTGCGTCAGGCGGTGACGCGGGCCCGCCGCGCCGGGCTGACCGTGCGCATTCGCCGGCACCACGACATCGAACCCGCCGAAATGACCCAGGTGACGTCGCGGGCGGATGCCTGGCGCGACACCGACAACGAGCGCGGGTTCTCGATGGCGCTGGGCCGGCTCGGTGATCCCGCCGACGGCGATTGCCTGCTGGTCGAAGCTGTCGACCCGGACGACACGGTGGTCGCGATGCTGTCGTTGGTGCCATGGGGGCGCAACGGGGTGTCGCTGGATCTGATGCGACGCTCGCCGCAATCACCCAACGGGACCATCGAGCTCATGGTGAGCGAGCTTGCGCTGCACGCCGAGCGCATCGGTATCACGCGAATCTCGCTGAACTTCGCGATGTTCCGGTCCGCCTTCGAGCAGGGCGCACAGCTCGGCGCCGGACCGGTGGCTCGGCTGTGGCGCGGATTCCTGTTGTTCTTTTCACGGTGGTGGCAGCTGGAGACGCTGTACCGCTCCAACATGAAGTATCAGCCCGACTGGGTGCCGCGATACGCCTGCTACGAAGACGCCCGGATGGTCCCGCGGGTGGGCGTCGCGTCGGTGATCGCCGAGGGCTTCCTAGTGCTGCCCTTCGTCCGGCGCGACGAACAACACACCGGCCAGCACCCGTCGGTCCCTCCGACACTGCTGGCAACCGGACTGCTGCACGACGACGGCTCCGCCCCGGACGTCGCAGCGTTGCAACAAGCCGACCTCAGTGACCAGGAAGAGCGCGGACGTCGGCTGCCCGAGCAGATGCGCGTCCGGCTGTCGAAACTGAAAGCCTTGCAAGACAGTGGGATCGACGCCTACCCGGTGGGCCGGCCGCCGACCCACACAGTGGCTCAGGCCTTGGACACCGCCGACCAGGCCGACGTCTCGGTGTCGGGCCGGGTGCTGCGGATCCGCGACTTCGGCGGGGTACTTTTTGCCGAGCTGCGCGACTGGTCAGGCGAAGTGCAACTGCTGCTGGAGAACTCGATCCTGGGGCACGGTCGTACCGCCGATTTCACCAAGGCCATCGACCTCGGCGATCTGGTCGAGGTCACCGGTGAAATGGGATACAGCAAGACCGGAACCCGTTCGCTGATCGTGCACCGGTGGCGGCTCATCGGGAAGTGTCTGCGCCCGCTGCCTAACAAGTGGAAAGGGTTGACCGATCCTGAAGCGCGGGTCCGCAGTCGCTACGTCGACCTGGCCGTCAACGCCGAATCACGCGAACTGATCACTGCCCGCAGCGGTGTGCTCCGCGCGATCCGAGACACATTGAACGACAAAGGTTTTGTCGAGGTCGAAACCCCGATTCTGCAGCAAGTCCACGGCGGCGCAACCGCCCGCCCGTTCGTCACGCACATCAACAGCTACGACCTCGATTTGTTCTTGCGGATCGCGCCCGAGCTGTACCTCAAGCGGTTGTGTGTCGGCGGCATGGAGCGGGTCTTCGAGTTGGGCCGGGCATTCCGCAACGAGGGCGTGGACTTCAGCCACAACCCTGAGTTCACACTGCTGGAGGCCTACCAGGCGCACGCCGACTACAAGGACTGGATCGACGGCAGCCGCGAACTCATCCAGAACGCCGCACTGGCCGCCAACGGCGCTCACGTCGTGCTGCGACCCACGCCGAGCGGGTCGCTGGAAGAAGTCGACATCTCCGGTGTCTGGCCGGTGAAAACCGTTCACGAAGCGGTCTCCGAGGCGCTCGGTGAGCACGTCGACGCCACTACCGATCTGGCTACGCTGCGCCGGCTGTGCGACGCTGCGGGGATCCCGTACCTGGCGCGCTGGGATGCCGGCGCCGTCGTGCTCGAACTGTATGAGCACCTGGTCGAAGACCGCACCGAGCACCCGACGTTCTACATCGATTTCC
This genomic stretch from Mycobacterium paraterrae harbors:
- a CDS encoding oxygenase MpaB family protein; translated protein: MPPTQHESAPAARDTPPPAAPLGPDSLTWKYFGDLRTGMMGVWIGAIQNMYPELGAGVEQHSILLREPLQRVARSVYPIMGVVYDGGRASATGEQIKRYHRTIKGTDASGHRYHALNPETFYWAHATFFMLVVKVAEYFCGGLTEAEKRQLFDEHVQWYRMYGMSMRPVPTSWEEFQEYWERVCRDELEINQATLDIFQIRIPKPKFVLLPTPVWDQLFKPLVAGQRWIAAGLFEPVVREKAGMRWTPGDEVILRLFGKLVELAFLAVPDEIRLHPRALAAYRRAAGRDSADAPLVQAPRFTAPPPDRRGMPMHYFPPRKSIIERAGSLVHTTFSLAGLRPPRGRGKAA
- a CDS encoding TrmH family RNA methyltransferase, with translation MLTERSTRVVTAAKLHRQVARRRSDRFLVEGANLVEAAARRGLIREMFVTEAAAQRYAGLVDRHGTAVHVVTERAAKVLSDTVTPTGLVAVCEHPSAGMADVLAQSPRLVAVGVEIGEPGNAGTLIRIADAMGAAAVVFIGHTVDPYNGKCLRASAGSIFSIPVVVAPDTEAAIAAMQGAGLQVLATTVEGELSLDDAELAPATAWLFGSEAHGLSAQVAELADARVTIPMFGSAQSLNVAAAAAICLYQSAKTQRG
- the rplT gene encoding 50S ribosomal protein L20; translated protein: MARVKRAVNAQKKRRTILKASKGYRGQRSRLYRKAKEQQLHSLTYAYRDRRARKGEFRKLWISRINAAARANDITYNRLIQGLKAAGVEVDRKNLAEIAVSDAAAFTALVEVARKALPEDVNAPSGEAA
- the rpmI gene encoding 50S ribosomal protein L35 — translated: MPKAKTHSGASKRFRRTGTGKIVREKAGRRHLLEHKPTKRTRRLDGRTAVAANDTKRVNKMLNG
- the infC gene encoding translation initiation factor IF-3, producing MSTETRVNERIRVPEVRLIGPGGEQVGIVRIEDALRVAADADLDLVEVAPNARPPVCKIMDYGKFKYEAAQKARESRKNQQQTVVKEQKLRPKIDDHDYETKKGHVIRFLEAGSKVKVTIMFRGREQSRPELGYRLLQRLGADVADYGFVETSAKQDGRNMTMVLAPHRGAKTRARAAEQAGGPASQPAGDAEPSPN
- the lysX gene encoding bifunctional lysylphosphatidylglycerol synthetase/lysine--tRNA ligase LysX; translated protein: MSSPSVTLTAARPRSESNTRLRWVPATAGWIVGIIATLSLIASVSPVIRWAIRVPREFINDYVFNFPDTSFAWSFVLALLAGALTARKRVAWWVLQLNLLLAAGLNVAGLVADHPGPAKTFGETLGLGLHLAAIVVATLAYREFWAKVRAGALFKAAGVLITGWAIGIVLSWGLIEAFPRTLAAEDRLFYVVNRVVGFAVVESAQFTGRPPVFLNALMGLFSAMALIAAAIVLFQSQRADNALTGEDESAIRGLLEMWGKNDSLGYFATRRDKSVVFAPSGRAAITYRVEVGVCLASGDPIGDPRAWPQAIGAWLALCQTYGWTPGNMGASSAGAKAFREAGLNALELGDEAILHTAEFRLSGREMRGVRQAVTRARRAGLTVRIRRHHDIEPAEMTQVTSRADAWRDTDNERGFSMALGRLGDPADGDCLLVEAVDPDDTVVAMLSLVPWGRNGVSLDLMRRSPQSPNGTIELMVSELALHAERIGITRISLNFAMFRSAFEQGAQLGAGPVARLWRGFLLFFSRWWQLETLYRSNMKYQPDWVPRYACYEDARMVPRVGVASVIAEGFLVLPFVRRDEQHTGQHPSVPPTLLATGLLHDDGSAPDVAALQQADLSDQEERGRRLPEQMRVRLSKLKALQDSGIDAYPVGRPPTHTVAQALDTADQADVSVSGRVLRIRDFGGVLFAELRDWSGEVQLLLENSILGHGRTADFTKAIDLGDLVEVTGEMGYSKTGTRSLIVHRWRLIGKCLRPLPNKWKGLTDPEARVRSRYVDLAVNAESRELITARSGVLRAIRDTLNDKGFVEVETPILQQVHGGATARPFVTHINSYDLDLFLRIAPELYLKRLCVGGMERVFELGRAFRNEGVDFSHNPEFTLLEAYQAHADYKDWIDGSRELIQNAALAANGAHVVLRPTPSGSLEEVDISGVWPVKTVHEAVSEALGEHVDATTDLATLRRLCDAAGIPYLARWDAGAVVLELYEHLVEDRTEHPTFYIDFPSSVSPLTRPHRSQPGLAERWDLVAWGVELGTAYSELTDPVEQRRRLEEQSLLAAGGDPEAMELDEDFLQAMEYAMPPTGGLGMGVDRVVMLVTGRSIRETLPFPLAKPR